A single window of Candoia aspera isolate rCanAsp1 chromosome 3, rCanAsp1.hap2, whole genome shotgun sequence DNA harbors:
- the C3H8orf89 gene encoding putative uncharacterized protein C8orf89 homolog, protein MPDNTFLDNKGKLFESQPFMNSSKNAVLKTKRIKQDCVSAYGLSDSIENTAMPRLSQGMEKCPAIPNPFPVVQKTQSGANQFPNSSDSNKDSRLPPLHLLPSTLPQRIFEGYYKSRGNIAARNTDRKGMPWIKAPLKNSELHCGSGELGAVRLKKYNRCSSLISFPEGSKFRTGYRFPDPVIGAPPQFLQRLAELAALEHETIHQEKSSKIRKTKKQET, encoded by the exons ATGCCTGACAATACATTCCTGGAtaataaaggaaaattatttgAAAGTCAACCATTTATGAATAGTTcgaaaaatgcagttttaaagacAAAAAGAATTAAGCAAG ATTGTGTATCTGCATATGGCTTGAGCGACTCCATTGAAAATACTGCAATGCCACGTCTTTCTCAGGGTATGGAGAAATGTCCTGCAATACCAAACCCCTTTCCTGTTGTACAAAAGACACAAAGTGGTGCTAATCAATTTCCAAACAG CTCTGATAGTAATAAAGATTCCCGTTTGCCACCTTTACACTTGCTTCCATCTACTCTACCCCAACGTATTTTTGAAGGCTACTACAAAAGCAG GGGAAATATTGCCGCGAGAAACACAGACAGAAAAGGAATGCCTTGGATAAAAGCACCCCTGAAGAATTCTGAACTACACTGTGGATCTGGAGAGTTGGGCGCTGTAAG GTTGAAGAAATACAATCGGTGTTCCAGCCTGATTTCATTTCCAGAAGGGTCCAAGTTCAGGACTG GTTACCGTTTTCCTGATCCCGTCATTGGAGCCCCACCTCAATTCCTTCAGAGGCTTGCtgaattggctgctttggaacatGAAACGATTCATCAAGAGAAAAGCAGTAAAATAAGGAAGACCAAGAAACAGGAGACATAG